From a region of the Arachis ipaensis cultivar K30076 chromosome B09, Araip1.1, whole genome shotgun sequence genome:
- the LOC107617754 gene encoding non-lysosomal glucosylceramidase, giving the protein MVSGNIFHCRKNSWPPEEYINKATLQLFDFDSAAPPEQAWRRRLNSHANLLKEFSVTFMEAIKMVRLGIRIWSYVREEASHGRKAPIDPFTRESCKPSATQGVPLGGMGSGSISRGFRGEFRQWQIIPGLCEASPVMANQFSIFVSRDGGNKSFASVLAPGQHEGLGSHKKADDQGISSWGWNLNGQHSTYHALFPRAWTVYDGEPDPELKVSCRQISPFIPHNYRESSLPAAVFVYTLVNTGKERAKVSLLFTWANSIGGNSHLTGGHVNEPFIAEDGVSGVLLHHKTGKGNPPVTFAIAACETQNVSVSVLPKFGLSEKSSTTAKGMWCKMVQDGQFDRENFSSGASMPSSPGETLCAAVSASTWVEPHGKCTVAFSLAWSSPKVKFSKGSTFHRRYTKFYGTSERAAKDLAHDALTQYKRWEEDIEKWQNPILQDESLPEWYKFTLFNELYFLVAGGTIWIDSPLPSSNMRNKSRDQVKELENTEVKVTEAKVSRRQGADAGRTTDSTYDVEYTTDSASDVDCMVDGVDEKHRGDLSHESDASVTLAMMDQQYDRDDVGRFLYLEGVEYIMWCTYDVHFYASFALLELFPRIELNIQRDFAKAVLCEDGRKVKFLAEGNCGIRKVRGAVPHDLGTHDPWREMNAYNIHDTSKWKDLNPKFVLQVYRDFAATGDMSFGVDVWPAVRAAMEYMEQFDRDGDGLIENDGFPDQTYDTWTVHGVSAYCGCLWLAALQAAAAMALQLGDRDFAETCKRKFLKAKPAFEQKLWNGSYFNYDSGSSSNSKSIQADQLAGQWYTASSGLPPLFDESKIKSALRKVYDFNVMKVKGGKMGAVNGMHPNGKVDETCMQSREIWTGVTYGVASTMILAGMEEEAFATAEGIFQAGWSEDGYGYWFQTPEAWTMDGHYRSLIYMRPLSIWGMQYALTLPKAILDAPKINIMDRIHLSPLNGGFPHNETGVRKIANKAKCFGNSVFHCAC; this is encoded by the exons ATGGTTAGCGGCAACATTTTTCACTGTAGAAAGAATTCATGGCCGCCTGAAGAGTATATCAATAAAGCCACTTTACAGCTG TTTGATTTTGATAGTGCTGCACCACCTGAGCAAGCTTGGAGAAGGAGATTAAACAGCCATGCCAATCTTCTTAAAGAATTTAGTGTCACTTTTATGGAAGCTATTAAGATG GTTCGATTAGGCATACGCATATGGTCATACGTAAGGGAAGAGGCTTCTCATGGAAGG AAAGCCCCTATTGATCCTTTCACTCGAGAAAGTTGTAAGCCATCTGCAACTCAAGGAGTTCCACTTGGAGGGATGGG GAGTGGCAGCATATCAAGGGGATTTAGAGGTGAGTTCCGACAATGGCAAATTATCCCTGGTTTATGTGAAGCTTCACCTGTCATGGCCAACCAGTTTTCC ATTTTTGTTAGTAGAGATGGAGGAAACAAAAGCTTTGCATCAGTTTTGGCGCCTGGACAGCATGAAGGCTTAGG GTCCCACAAGAAAGCTGACGATCAGGGTATATCATCATGGGGGTGGAATCTTAATGGCCAGCACTCAACGTACCATGCTTTATTTCCAAGAGCTTGGACAGTTTATGATG GTGAGCCAGACCCAGAACTTAAAGTGTCTTGCCGGCAGATATCACCTTTCATACCGCATAATTATAGAGAAAGCAGTCTACCAGCTGCTGTTTTTGTTTATACA TTGGTAAACACTGGTAAGGAGAGAGCTAAAGTCAGCCTTCTATTTACTTGGGCG AATTCCATTGGTGGAAACTCACACTTAACAGGAGGTCATGTAAATGAGCCGTTTAT AGCTGAAGATGGAGTCTCCGGAGTACTTCTACATCACAA GACAGGAAAAGGTAACCCTCCTGTAACCTTTGCAATAGCTGCATGTGAGACACAGAATGTTAGTGTTTCTGTTTTACCGAAGTTTGGGCTCTCTGAAAAAAGTAGCACAACAGCAAAAGGCATGTGGTGTAAAATGGTGCAG GATGGACAATTTGACCGGGAGAATTTCTCTTCTGGAGCTAGTATGCCCTCATCACCTGGAGAGACTCTATGTGCTGCTGTTTCAGCTTCGACGTGGGTGGAACCCCATGGAAAATGCACTGTGGCATTTAGTCTTGCATGGTCATCTCCAAAAGTAAAGTTCTCAAAAGGCAGCACTTTTCATAG GAGAtacacaaaattttatgggacTTCTGAGAGAGCTGCAAAGGACTTGGCCCATGATGCATTAACTC AATACAAACGATGGGAAGAAGACATTGAGAAATGGCAAAATCCTATTCTTCAGGATGAGTCACTACCAGAATG GTACAAGTTCACATTGTTTAATGAACTCTACTTTCTTGTTGCTGGAGGAACAATTTGGATTG ACTCGCCTTTGCCATCTTCAAATATGAGGAATAAAAGCCGGGATCAGGTAAAAGAATTGGAAAATACAGAAGTCAAAGTGACTGAAGCCAAAGTGAGTCGTAGACAAGGTGCAGATGCTGGGCGTACAACAGATAGCACCTATGATGTTGAGTATACAACAGATAGTGCCAGTGACGTTGATTGCATGGTAGATGGTGTGGATGAAAAACATCGTGGTGATCTCTCCCACGAAAGTGATGCTAGTGTTACTCTGGCAATGATGGACCAGCAATATGACAGAGATGATGTCGGAAGGTTTCTGTACTTGGAAGGTGTTGAATATATCATGTGGTGCACATATGATGTGCACTTCTATGCTTCGTTTGCCCTTCTTGAGCTCTTTCCAAGGATTGAATTAAATATACAGCGTGACTTCGCTAAAGCTGTATTGTGTGAAGATGGAAGAAAAGTGAAGTTTCTGGCAGAGGGCAACTGCGGAATTCGTAAGGTTAGAGGGGCTGTGCCTCATGATCTTGGGACACACGATCCATGGCGTGAAATGAATGCTTATAACATTCATGATACTAGCAAGTGGAAGGACCTGAACCCCAAATTCGTACTTCAGGTGTATCGAGATTTTGCTGCAACAGGGGACATGTCCTTTGGAGTTGATGTGTGGCCTGCTGTACGAGCTGCAATGGAGTATATGGAACAATTTGATAGAGATGGCGATGGTCTTATTGAGAATGATGGGTTCCCTGATCAAACATATGATACATGGACAGTGCATGGTGTGAGTGCTTATTGTGGTTGCCTTTGGCTTGCTGCCCTTCAAGCCGCAGCTGCAATGGCCCTTCAACTAGGTGACAGAGATTTTGCAGAAACATGCAAAAGGAAGTTTTTGAAGGCTAAACCAGCATTTGAACAGAAATTGTGGAATGGTTCTTATTTCAACTATGACAGTGGATCAAGTAGTAACAGTAAATCAATTCAAGCTGATCAATTGGCTGGGCAATGGTATACGGCATCATCGGGGCTTCCTCCACTTTTTGATGAGTCCAAGATCAAAAGTGCTCTCCGGAAGGTGTATGATTTCAATGTAATGAAAGTTAAAGGAGGCAAGATGGGGGCCGTGAATGGCATGCATCCCAATGGCAAGGTGGATGAGACCTGCATGCAGTCTCGTGAAATTTGGACAGGTGTGACCTACGGTGTTGCTTCTACGATGATCCTTGCAGGAATGGAAGAGGAGGCATTCGCAACTGCCGAGGGTATATTTCAAGCAGGCTGGTCAGAAGATGGATACGG GTACTGGTTTCAGACACCAGAGGCATGGACAATGGATGGACACTACAGGTCTCTCATCTACATGAGGCCACTTTCAATTTGGGGTATGCAATATGCATTAACATTGCCCAAGGCAATTCTTGATGCCCCTAAAATTAACATCATGGACAGAATCCACCTATCTCCTCTTAATGGAGGATTCCCCCATAATGAAACAGGTGTAAGAAAAATTGCAAATAAAGCAAAATGCTTCGGAAATTCTGTGTTTCATTGTGCGTGCTGA
- the LOC107616618 gene encoding uncharacterized protein LOC107616618 isoform X1, with the protein MNSKSKKPASTSIRVFGQRSIDSTFHSLPSNPTSFNDSERNARNELGSRKSQNAHVSLSNFLDRKLPKSSSILSQTVQGKSTPFLSPLGLRIPTVEQTIPVVEEKRCGNANDQRVFERFKQTEEKEDFVGFLCADELENSVSVADESQESRKRKNPFEGGIQSQTVRNNVVVLGGESKFKQKGQKAQIEINSSNKKPKPLYNHYANGRGWWDYDMEGVDNEELGFSEVWEGVGSTTLGGIVDWH; encoded by the exons ATGAACTCGAAGTCGAAGAAACCCGCATCCACATCGATTAGGGTTTTCGGACAGCGATCCATAGATTCAACTTTCCATTCTCTCCCATCCAATCC AACCAGCTTTAATGATTCTGAAAGAAATGCGAGGAATGAATTAGGTTCACGAAAGAGCCAGAACGCGCATGTTTCTCTCTCCAACTTCCTAGACCGGAAGCTGCCAAAATCTTCTTCCATTCTTTCCCAAACAGTTCAG ggCAAGTCAACACCTTTTCTGTCACCTCTGGGTCTAAGAATACCCACGGTGGAGCAGACGATTCCTGTAGTTGAAGAAAAGAGGTGTGGTAATGCCAATGACCAAAGGGTTTTTGAAAGGTTCAAGCAAACTGAAGAAAAGGAAGACTTTGTGGGTTTTCTTTGTGCTGATGAATTAGAAAATTCAGTTTCAGTGGCAGATGAAAGTCAGGAGTCAAGGAAAAGGAAAAATCCATTTGAAG GTGGAATTCAGAGCCAAACTGTTCGAAATAATGTAGTGGTTCTTGGAGGTGAATCAAAGTTCAAGCAGAAGGGACAGAAAGcacaaattgaaattaattctAGCAACAAAAAGCCAAAACCTCTCTATAATCACT ATGCAAATGGTCGCGGCTGGTGGGACTATGACATGGAAGGTGTTGACAATGAGGAATTAGGTTTCAGTGAAGTATGGGAAGGAGTTGGATCCACCACACTTGGAGGTATAGTAGATTGGCATTAA
- the LOC107616618 gene encoding uncharacterized protein LOC107616618 isoform X2 — protein MNSKSKKPASTSIRVFGQRSIDSTFHSLPSNPFNDSERNARNELGSRKSQNAHVSLSNFLDRKLPKSSSILSQTVQGKSTPFLSPLGLRIPTVEQTIPVVEEKRCGNANDQRVFERFKQTEEKEDFVGFLCADELENSVSVADESQESRKRKNPFEGGIQSQTVRNNVVVLGGESKFKQKGQKAQIEINSSNKKPKPLYNHYANGRGWWDYDMEGVDNEELGFSEVWEGVGSTTLGGIVDWH, from the exons ATGAACTCGAAGTCGAAGAAACCCGCATCCACATCGATTAGGGTTTTCGGACAGCGATCCATAGATTCAACTTTCCATTCTCTCCCATCCAATCC CTTTAATGATTCTGAAAGAAATGCGAGGAATGAATTAGGTTCACGAAAGAGCCAGAACGCGCATGTTTCTCTCTCCAACTTCCTAGACCGGAAGCTGCCAAAATCTTCTTCCATTCTTTCCCAAACAGTTCAG ggCAAGTCAACACCTTTTCTGTCACCTCTGGGTCTAAGAATACCCACGGTGGAGCAGACGATTCCTGTAGTTGAAGAAAAGAGGTGTGGTAATGCCAATGACCAAAGGGTTTTTGAAAGGTTCAAGCAAACTGAAGAAAAGGAAGACTTTGTGGGTTTTCTTTGTGCTGATGAATTAGAAAATTCAGTTTCAGTGGCAGATGAAAGTCAGGAGTCAAGGAAAAGGAAAAATCCATTTGAAG GTGGAATTCAGAGCCAAACTGTTCGAAATAATGTAGTGGTTCTTGGAGGTGAATCAAAGTTCAAGCAGAAGGGACAGAAAGcacaaattgaaattaattctAGCAACAAAAAGCCAAAACCTCTCTATAATCACT ATGCAAATGGTCGCGGCTGGTGGGACTATGACATGGAAGGTGTTGACAATGAGGAATTAGGTTTCAGTGAAGTATGGGAAGGAGTTGGATCCACCACACTTGGAGGTATAGTAGATTGGCATTAA